One Eurosta solidaginis isolate ZX-2024a chromosome 1, ASM4086904v1, whole genome shotgun sequence genomic window, aataaggtcgcagagGATTTATTTGCTGATAATgcaaggtttcgcgaggcgaaaaaactggagagatcagggaggtagccgtttattctgttgcagctCATCGATCtgcgggcctgtggccattattgtacagtcatcggcgtaggagacgatagtaactctttctggtggcgaaggtagctttgatatgtagaagttaaaaaaaaaagtaatgaaccTTATAGTAAATTGACTCTTTTAAAGCTAATACTTACTTTCCCATAGTTCAACGTGATCTAggcatacacatttttttcagtCTTTTTCTTTTAACGACAATTTGAAATAATTGTCTTCTGTTCCCTTTTTCTTTTTAGTATCTCTTTCGTTATTGGTGACATATAGGAATCATTTATAATTCAAAATATACAACTGGTTAGTAAACGGAAATATACAATATGAAGCGTTCAGTTTATAATGAAGTGAGCAAACAAAAGAAAGAGTGTGAGCAAAGCGCGGAAAATTATAAGCGTTTATGTTCATTTGCTGAGATGGAAAGTGAAAAGAGCGGAGCTTTCGCCATTACGCCAAATTATTGCCCAGAAAATTCCTTTTCATTTTCTGATTCAGACCCCTGCTCAGAAAATGAAAACGAATTTCGTCCAAGTTTGGATACCAAgttcaaaatattaaaatcatgGGCAATGGAATGCAACATTTGTCAATCGCATATAAGTAAAATACTTGTAGCATTAAACAAAATGGGCTACAATGAATTTCCTTTGTGCGCACAAACTTTGTTCCAGACAAGCATAAGTAATTTGGTTGTAAAAAATATTTCGGGTGGAGAGTTCGCGTATTTTGGTATTCAAGCGTATTTTAAATCTAAATCGTTTCCATGTTTGAATGAAAAAGACGAGGTTTTAATAGATGTTGGAATAGACGGATTGAACGTGTTTAATAGCTCAAAAAAAGTTTTGTGGCCGATTCTTGGGTCAATCGCAGATTTTCCAAAAGAACCCCTTTTTACTATTGCCTGCTTCTCAGGGAAACAAAAACCCCTTAACGTAAATGATTTTATGGAAGAATTTTGTAACGAAGTAGTATTATTAAGAAAAAATGGTTTAAAAGTCGGTTTAGGGCATCCAATCTCGAAAAAGTTTGACGttcgtttatttatttgtgaCTCGTGTGATCGTGTTTTGcagaaatttttaagttaaagggCAGGATAAAGTTTGCGGACGACCTCCGAAAATACGTAATCCAAAGTCACAACAGATGTAAACAGAGGCgttacctacaaaaaaaaaaaatagtaaaacgtAAAACACACAGAACTGCGAAAACCGCACCAGCCATCACAAAACCTACGAGGTGTCTATCGCTAATCCAAATTTAAAGTTATCTGCTGCAACAATCTATGGTATTTATCATTCACTCACCAGGAaaaagccgctgagactttgccatactttaacatacaatactttacccctttttagcacaactattatttttgattttattaaattttataaattgtttcttcctctacagttcaatttccgtattggatggtaaagaTGACTTTCGCATTTtgtccatcaataactgtgacaaggtggaagatATCTATGCGCgcaaatcgcaacatattatcttggtcgagcgtttcttcaatagctcccTAAggggtgatggtgacagcagagaaacccaactgtttacaaatgttacacttcaaaaagaatcaaaatatctgccattgcgtctacggctcaaatatacACAGTATACGAATGAATCGAACGAGCCTAACGGATAGTTTAGATATTCATGATATACGAGACTTGAAAATGttacatcaaatcgaaaataatgcaccaaacgaactgggtctgaatactgaaacagtacacatattcaaaatcgatgagaaggctgtgatgatagCATTAGACGGTGAGttattgaataacatacgaaaaccattttaacccatttatttatttgcattacagctttaGCTTTACAAGTAGCAAAAATTGCTTCCGCcaggcaattggaaaaggcagagaagcattcatcacactttgcggatgatgcaaagtcagaaactgctgttgtaactgctgccaccgacacaacggtcatctctacttcgccgagtagcggctgttCCGACtaactatcgaagacagtatcatcatatcttttgccaacacaggtcagCGATGTGCTTacgcaggaccgtgccttcgctactttatgATGAATGTCAATTCCCACCAATGGCTATTGCGGCGCGCAATTGACCAACAAGACGACGGCGCAGTATAGATAAAGAACGTTTGACTGCCGCAGCGAGAGCTTAAACAATTTTTGATTGAACATGAAAAAGGATTATGTATTTTTTTACTGGTTTAGTGTAGGCTGTTGCGGCTGCGTTTGAAGtgtgaaatttattaaaattttaatttgacagtaaatttaaaacaaaaaacgcttaAGCTTTATGAGCATTGAATTATTatgaatataatataatgtaatataacaatattttGCTACAGTGCTGGCCACTTAGACGACgctgcagcaatatagctcaaagcaattaatatattttttatgttattattaaagtacatACTTACTTcgtttttatatgaactgtattaatttaagttacaatttcatgtaaatatataataaggtatgtcgtgatccgattgctgttggaattgaatgataagatttagaacaataataagactcaatcactagtcctacatttttaagttcatactttactttattactttcaaattcaattacgacagcaatcggattccacgacacctttgaatattctcgatctgaaaaaagagtaaatcttatctgaatttctacttagctttaagttttaaattgattcaaataattggatttttttgtaaagcttaaaattattttctgttcgcttggaaaaaatttcaattggaaaacaaaaaccaataatgcgagtttatttgttattaaaataattacttttctttatatcaacttattaatttaagttacaatttcatgtaaatatataataaggtatgtcgtgatccgattgctgttggaattgaatgataagatttagaacaataataagactcaatcactagtcctacatttttaagttcatacttttctttattactttcaaattcaattacgacagcaatcggattccacgacacctttgaatattctcgatctgaaaaaaaaaaatagtaaatctaatctgaatttctacttagctttaagttttaaattgattcaaataattggatttttttctaaagcttaaaattattttctgttcgcttggaaaagatttcaattggaaaacaaaaaccaataatgcgagtttatttgttattaaaataattacttttctttatatcaacttattaatttaagttacaatttcatgtaaatatataataaggtatgtcgtgatccgattgctgttggaattgaatgataagatttagaacaataataagactcaatcactagtcctacatttttaagttcatactttactttattactttcaaattcaattacgacagcaatcggattccacgacacctttgaatattctcgatctgaaaaaaagagtaaatcttatctgaatttctacttagctttaagttttaaattgattcaaataattggatttttttctaaagcttaaaattattttctgttcgcttggaaaagatttcaattggaaaacaaaaaccaataatgcgagtttatttattattaaagtacttacttcttttttgtatgaactgtattaatataagttccaatttcatgtacatatataataatattgaaaataataaatattgaaaattaaatttttttggttcatattttattcata contains:
- the LOC137246658 gene encoding WD repeat domain phosphoinositide-interacting protein 2-like, with protein sequence MVTAEKPNCLQMLHFKKNQNICHCVYGSNIHSIRMNRTSLTDSLDIHDIRDLKMLHQIENNAPNELGLNTETVHIFKIDEKAVMIALDALALQVAKIASARQLEKAEKHSSHFADDAKSETAVVTAATDTTVISTSPSSGCSD